The proteins below are encoded in one region of Triticum aestivum cultivar Chinese Spring chromosome 1B, IWGSC CS RefSeq v2.1, whole genome shotgun sequence:
- the LOC123115623 gene encoding probable serine/threonine-protein kinase PBL7 isoform X2, producing MSSGGDDYKREESVALIVIVSLAALSLLSLIAAFAYYCYITRKVSRRLNSHPLPKRSSSPPPLPLPAPVIPTQGKESPSSNSASDGAAAGALVVGAERGVQVFGYRQLHAATGGFGRAHMVGQGSFGAVYCGLLPDGRKVAVKLMDRPGKQGEEEFEMEVELLSRLRSSYLLGLIGHCSEGGHRLLVYEFMANGCLQEHLYPNGGSCGGISKLDWPTRMRIALEAAKGLEYLHERVTPPVIHRDFKSSNILLDKDFHARVSDFGLAKLGSDRAGGHVSTRVLGTQGYVAPEYALTGHLTTKSDVYSYGVVLLELLTGRVPVDMKRPPGEGALVNWALPLLTDREKVVQILDPSLEGQYSLKDAVQVAAIAAMCVQPEADYRPLMADVVQSLVPLVKNRSSSKPCNPNAQASRPLD from the exons ATGTCGAGCGGCGGCGACGATTACAAGCGCGAGGAGTCGGTGGCGCTCATTGTCATCGTCTCCCTCGCTGCGCTCTCGCTCCTCTCTCTCATCGCCGCCTTTGCCTACTACTGCTACATCACCCGCAAGGTCTCCCGCCGCCTCAACTCGCACCCACTCCCCAAgcgctcctcctcccctcccccgcTGCCCCTGCCGGCTCCCGTGATCCCCACGCAGGGGAAGGAGAGCCCGTCCAGCAACTCCGCCAGCGACGGGGCCGCGGCTGGGGCGCTGGTGGTCGGCGCCGAGAGGGGCGTGCAGGTGTTCGGCTACAGGCAACTGCACGCGGCGACGGGCGGCTTCGGGCGGGCGCATATGGTGGGGCAGGGGAGCTTCGGGGCCGTCTACTGCGGGCTGCTCCCCGACGGGAGGAAGGTCGCGGTCAAGCTCATGGACCGCCCCGGGAAGCAGGGCGAGGAGGAGTTTGAGATGGAG GTTGAGCTGTTGAGTCGGCTTCGATCATCTTATTTGTTGGGCTTGATTGGCCATTGCTCAGAGGGTGGACACCGGCTACTGGTGTATGAGTTCATGGCCAATGGGTGTCTCCAGGAGCATCTTTACCCAAATGGAG GTTCCTGTGGTGGCATCTCAAAATTGGACTGGCCGACACGAATGAGAATAGCTCTTGAAGCAGCAAAAGGTCTGGAGTATCTCCATGAGCGTGTCACTCCACCTGTTATACACAGGGACTTCAAGAGCAGCAACATTCTCTTGGACAAGGACTTCCATGCAAGAGTCTCAGACTTCGGTTTGGCCAAGCTTGGATCTGATAGAGCTGGTGGTCATGTGTCAACTCGAGTTTTAGGCACGCAGGGCTATGTCGCACCAGA ATATGCATTAACTGGGCATTTGACAACCAAATCAGATGTGTACAGTTACGGGGTTGTGCTTCTGGAATTGCTTACTGGCAGGGTACCGGTTGATATGAAGAGGCCTCCTGGGGAAGGTGCTCTAGTTAACTGG GCATTACCTTTGCTCACTGATCGAGAAAAGGTTGTGCAGATCCTGGATCCATCACTGGAAGGTCAATATTCATTGAAAGATGCTGTTCAAGTGGCTGCTATCGCTGCCATGTGCGTTCAACCGGAGGCTGACTATAGACCACTGATGGCCGATGTCGTCCAATCATTGGTCCCACTTGTCAAGAATCGTTCCAGTTCCAAACCGTGCAACCCAAATGCCCAAGCATCAAGGCCACTCGACTAG
- the LOC123115623 gene encoding probable serine/threonine-protein kinase PBL7 isoform X1: protein MSSGGDDYKREESVALIVIVSLAALSLLSLIAAFAYYCYITRKVSRRLNSHPLPKRSSSPPPLPLPAPVIPTQGKESPSSNSASDGAAAGALVVGAERGVQVFGYRQLHAATGGFGRAHMVGQGSFGAVYCGLLPDGRKVAVKLMDRPGKQGEEEFEMEVELLSRLRSSYLLGLIGHCSEGGHRLLVYEFMANGCLQEHLYPNGAINVGSCGGISKLDWPTRMRIALEAAKGLEYLHERVTPPVIHRDFKSSNILLDKDFHARVSDFGLAKLGSDRAGGHVSTRVLGTQGYVAPEYALTGHLTTKSDVYSYGVVLLELLTGRVPVDMKRPPGEGALVNWALPLLTDREKVVQILDPSLEGQYSLKDAVQVAAIAAMCVQPEADYRPLMADVVQSLVPLVKNRSSSKPCNPNAQASRPLD from the exons ATGTCGAGCGGCGGCGACGATTACAAGCGCGAGGAGTCGGTGGCGCTCATTGTCATCGTCTCCCTCGCTGCGCTCTCGCTCCTCTCTCTCATCGCCGCCTTTGCCTACTACTGCTACATCACCCGCAAGGTCTCCCGCCGCCTCAACTCGCACCCACTCCCCAAgcgctcctcctcccctcccccgcTGCCCCTGCCGGCTCCCGTGATCCCCACGCAGGGGAAGGAGAGCCCGTCCAGCAACTCCGCCAGCGACGGGGCCGCGGCTGGGGCGCTGGTGGTCGGCGCCGAGAGGGGCGTGCAGGTGTTCGGCTACAGGCAACTGCACGCGGCGACGGGCGGCTTCGGGCGGGCGCATATGGTGGGGCAGGGGAGCTTCGGGGCCGTCTACTGCGGGCTGCTCCCCGACGGGAGGAAGGTCGCGGTCAAGCTCATGGACCGCCCCGGGAAGCAGGGCGAGGAGGAGTTTGAGATGGAG GTTGAGCTGTTGAGTCGGCTTCGATCATCTTATTTGTTGGGCTTGATTGGCCATTGCTCAGAGGGTGGACACCGGCTACTGGTGTATGAGTTCATGGCCAATGGGTGTCTCCAGGAGCATCTTTACCCAAATGGAG CTATCAATGTAGGTTCCTGTGGTGGCATCTCAAAATTGGACTGGCCGACACGAATGAGAATAGCTCTTGAAGCAGCAAAAGGTCTGGAGTATCTCCATGAGCGTGTCACTCCACCTGTTATACACAGGGACTTCAAGAGCAGCAACATTCTCTTGGACAAGGACTTCCATGCAAGAGTCTCAGACTTCGGTTTGGCCAAGCTTGGATCTGATAGAGCTGGTGGTCATGTGTCAACTCGAGTTTTAGGCACGCAGGGCTATGTCGCACCAGA ATATGCATTAACTGGGCATTTGACAACCAAATCAGATGTGTACAGTTACGGGGTTGTGCTTCTGGAATTGCTTACTGGCAGGGTACCGGTTGATATGAAGAGGCCTCCTGGGGAAGGTGCTCTAGTTAACTGG GCATTACCTTTGCTCACTGATCGAGAAAAGGTTGTGCAGATCCTGGATCCATCACTGGAAGGTCAATATTCATTGAAAGATGCTGTTCAAGTGGCTGCTATCGCTGCCATGTGCGTTCAACCGGAGGCTGACTATAGACCACTGATGGCCGATGTCGTCCAATCATTGGTCCCACTTGTCAAGAATCGTTCCAGTTCCAAACCGTGCAACCCAAATGCCCAAGCATCAAGGCCACTCGACTAG